A region of Oceanicoccus sp. KOV_DT_Chl DNA encodes the following proteins:
- the hisF gene encoding imidazole glycerol phosphate synthase subunit HisF, producing MGLAKRIIPCLDVESGRVVKGINFVDIRDAGDPVEVAKRYNEQGADEITFLDITATHEGRDTTVHMVEKIAAEVFIPLTVGGGIRTVEDIRTMLNAGADKVGINSAAITNPDFVRAASERFGAQCIVVAIDAKKVSAAGENNRWEIFTHGGRKPTGINAVEWAVKMAAYGAGEILLTSMDGDGTKKGFDLALTRAISDAVPIPVIASGGVGNLQHLVDGVVEGGADAVLAASIFHFGEFTVPEAKRYMAEQGIEVRV from the coding sequence ATGGGCTTAGCCAAACGAATCATACCCTGTCTCGATGTCGAGAGTGGACGCGTGGTAAAAGGTATTAACTTTGTTGATATTCGCGATGCTGGCGACCCGGTTGAAGTTGCCAAGCGTTACAATGAACAGGGGGCGGATGAGATAACTTTTTTAGATATCACCGCAACTCATGAAGGTCGTGATACTACTGTGCATATGGTAGAAAAAATTGCGGCGGAAGTTTTTATTCCGTTAACCGTGGGTGGTGGTATTCGGACCGTTGAAGATATTAGAACTATGTTGAATGCGGGGGCTGATAAAGTGGGTATTAATTCGGCTGCAATCACTAACCCGGATTTTGTGCGTGCGGCATCAGAACGATTTGGCGCGCAGTGTATTGTGGTGGCGATAGATGCCAAAAAAGTCAGTGCAGCAGGCGAAAATAATCGGTGGGAAATTTTCACTCACGGTGGCCGCAAACCAACCGGTATTAATGCCGTAGAGTGGGCGGTAAAAATGGCAGCGTACGGTGCGGGTGAAATACTGCTAACCAGTATGGATGGCGATGGCACAAAAAAAGGTTTTGATTTGGCACTAACGCGAGCGATTAGTGATGCTGTACCCATTCCGGTGATAGCTTCTGGCGGAGTCGGTAATTTACAACATTTGGTGGATGGCGTTGTTGAAGGTGGTGCCGACGCAGTATTGGCAGCAAGTATTTTTCACTTCGGCGAATTTACTGTCCCTGAGGCAAAACGTTATATGGCGGAGCAAGGAATAGAAGTGAGGGTGTAA
- a CDS encoding DUF6316 family protein: MTINRDGEAGGTPMRSDRFFAAQGEWFFSTREGSPIGPFEDKDDARNGLKDFIEFMSLAEPKTLSRLYAALTD; the protein is encoded by the coding sequence ATGACGATCAATAGAGACGGGGAAGCAGGTGGCACACCTATGCGCTCCGACCGTTTTTTTGCCGCGCAAGGCGAATGGTTTTTCTCTACCAGAGAAGGGTCACCCATTGGTCCCTTTGAAGATAAAGATGATGCGCGCAACGGCTTAAAAGATTTTATCGAATTTATGTCTTTGGCTGAGCCCAAGACTTTATCGCGGCTCTATGCAGCACTGACTGATTAA